Proteins found in one Oncorhynchus mykiss isolate Arlee chromosome 3, USDA_OmykA_1.1, whole genome shotgun sequence genomic segment:
- the LOC110520037 gene encoding uridine 5'-monophosphate synthase, giving the protein MFAKRREHWTRLLSVDISKNLKMENDCLESLILKLHDVQAVKFGTFTLKSGITSPIYFDLRVIVSYPSLMNQVSMYLYQRAKDEDLKYNSLCGVPYTALPLATIICSKHELPMLIRRKEAKDYGTKKIIEGTIHPGDTCLIIEDVVTSGSSVMETALVLQAEGLKVTDTIVLMDREQGGRAMLAKKGIALHSVISVSKLLDVLLQADRIDYPTAQSVRRFIQENNTYKPSGEEEKNGSPVAKKPGKLAELTYGDRAQLRTTHPLAAQLFRLMEEKKTNLCVSADVTGCEDLLQLADSLGPQMCVLKTHVDILRDFSPAFIQTLKDLAHKHNFLIFEDRKFADIGNTVKHQYEGGLYQIASWSHMVNAHAVPGPGVVEGLSVVGLPLDRGCLLIAQMSSQGSLATGDYTQAVVKMAEEHSDFVFGFISGSKISSKPEFLHMTPGVQMQSEGDGLGQQYSSPDDVIYKKESDVIIVGRGILGASDRVKAATEYREAGWNAYVKRLTASRQ; this is encoded by the exons ATGTTTGCAAAGAGACGAGAGCATTGGACGAGACTGCTGTCTGTTGATATTAGTAAAAACTTGAAAATGGAAAACGATTGCCTTGAAAGTTTAATCTTAAAGTTACATGATGTTCAGGCCGTGAAATTCGGAACGTTCACGCTGAAGAGTGGAATAACATCGCCGATTTATTTTGATCTCAGAGTTATTGTTTCCTACCCATCGCTTATGAACCAG gTATCAATGTATCTTTACCAACGCGCCAAAGATGAGGACTTGAAATACAACTCATTGTGTGGTGTACCATACACTGCTCTGCCCCTGGCTACAATCATCTGCTCCAAACACGAGCTGCCTATGCTGATCCGAAGAAAAGAAGCCAAAGACTATG GAACTAAGAAGATTATAGAGGGGACCATTCACCCTGGAGACACTTGTCTGATCATCGAGGATGTTGTGACCAGCGGCAGCAGCGTCATGGAGACGGCCCTGGTGCTTCAGGCGGAGGGTTTAAAGGTCACCGATACCATCGTGCTGATGGACAGGGAGCAGGGAGGTAGGGCCATGCTGGCCAAGAAGGGCATTGCGCTCCACTCCGTCATCTCCGTCTCCAAACTCCTCGACGTTCTGCTCCAGGCGGACCGCATCGATTATCCCACCGCCCAGAGCGTGCGCAGGTTCATCCAGGAGAACAACACCTACAAGCCctcaggggaggaggagaagaacggCTCGCCTGTGGCTAAGAAGCCCGGCAAGCTGGCGGAGTTGACCTATGGCGACAGGGCCCAGCTCCGAACCACACACCCTCTGGCTGCCCAGCTCTTCAGGTTGATGGAGGAGAAGaagaccaacctgtgtgtgtcgGCGGACGTGACAGGCTGCGAGGATCTGCTGCAGCTGGCTGACTCTCTGGGGCCTCAGATGTGCGTGCTGAAGACTCACGTGGACATCCTGCGGGACTTCAGCCCAGCCTTCATCCAGACCCTCAAGGACCTGGCCCACAAACACAACTTCCTCATCTTTGAGGACCGCAAGTTTGCTGACATCGGGAACACAGTCAAGCACCAGTATGAAG GTGGGCTCTACCAGATCGCCTCGTGGTCTCATATGGTGAATGCACATGCGGTGCCAGGCCCTGGGGTGGTAGAGGGGCTCAGTGTGGTGGGCCTCCCACTGGACCGCGGCTGTCTCCTCATAGCTCAGATGAGCTCCCAGGGTTCCCTAGCAACAGGGGACTACACGCAGGCTGTG GTGAAAATGGCTGAGGAGCACTCTGACTTTGTGTTTGGGTTCATCTCTGGCTCCAAGATCAGCAGCAAGCCTGAATTCCTACATATGACTCCAGGGGTGCAGATGCAGTCAGAAG GAGACGGTCTTGGCCAGCAGTACTCCAGTCCTGATGATGTGATCTATAAAAAAGAATCGGACGTCATCATTGTTGGCCGTGGTATCCTGGGGGCCTCTGATAGGGTGAAGGCTGCCACAGAGTACAGAGAGGCCGGCTGGAACGCCTACGTCAAGAGACTCACCGCGTCAAGACAATGA
- the LOC110520036 gene encoding beta-crystallin A2: MNTQQMEQMGQFKITVWEEENFQGKRCEFLLECQNIMDRGFHKIRSIKVENGPWLGYEYPEFQGQQFILEKGDYPRYEAWSGNSSYRTEHMLSFRPIKCANHSDSKVTLYECEDFQGRKFEMCDDYPSLQAMGWCSKEVPSIKVNSGAWVAYQFPGYRGYQYILERDRHQGEYRHYNEYSTQAHTNQVQSIRRIQH; the protein is encoded by the exons ATGAACACTCAGCAGATGGAGCAGATGGGCCAGTTCAAGATCACTGTCTGGGAGGAGGAGAACTTCCAGGGCAAGCGTTGTGAGTTCCTGCTGGAGTGTCAGAACATCATGGATAGGGGATTCCACAAGATCCGCTCCATCAAGGTCGAGAACGGACC ctggttgggttatgagtACCCTGAGTTCCAGGGCCAGCAGTTTATCCTTGAGAAGGGAGACTATCCACGTTACGAGGCTTGGAGCGGAAACAGCAGTTACAGAACCGAGCACATGCTTTCTTTTAGACCTATCAAGTGCGCT AACCACAGTGACAGTAAAGTGACTCTGTACGAGTGTGAAGACTTCCAGGGACGCAAGTTCGAGATGTGTGATGACTACCCCTCTCTACAGGCTATGGGCTGGTGTAGCAAGGAGGTGCCCTCAATCAAAGTCAACTCCGGAGC GTGGGTGGCCTATCAGTTCCCCGGTTACCGTGGTTACCAGTACatcctggagagagacagacaccagggAGAGTACAGACACTACAACGAGTACAGCACTCAGGCTCACACCAACCAGGTCCAGTCTATCCGCAGAATCCAGCACTAA